Proteins from one Catenuloplanes atrovinosus genomic window:
- the csrA gene encoding carbon storage regulator CsrA: MLVLTRRSGESVMVGDDIVITVLEVRGEVIRLGIRAPRTVQVHREEIYRELQTANREAASPAESAVEALAGALRKPD, encoded by the coding sequence ATGCTCGTATTGACCCGGCGCTCCGGAGAGAGCGTGATGGTCGGCGACGACATCGTCATCACCGTACTGGAGGTGCGGGGCGAGGTGATCCGGCTGGGGATCCGCGCTCCGCGCACCGTACAGGTGCACCGTGAGGAGATCTACCGGGAGCTGCAGACCGCCAACCGCGAGGCCGCGTCCCCGGCGGAGAGCGCGGTGGAGGCGCTCGCCGGAGCGCTGCGCAAGCCCGACTGA
- a CDS encoding peptidoglycan DD-metalloendopeptidase family protein translates to MPTKRNRRRASAAAIAGLGLLVGGIATATASPAEAASSVSGTVSTGGLVLNVRKAAKTDSARIGTLQEGTKVSIVCQEKGTRVNGTVRGTDLWDRLADGGYVSDAYIKRPATALPVCPLPKPSPSRTTERPASPAWVLPVAAAMNSAFRTPQRPTHNGMDLAAAKETPVKAAHSGTVMRVLCQVSIGTCDTDGGLTVSGCGWLVEIRDEAGIVSRYCHLVRRPVVVPGQKVTAGDLVGQVGSSGHSTGPHLHFEIHTAFPATPQNAVDPFLFLKEKGVPVR, encoded by the coding sequence TTGCCCACGAAACGCAACCGGCGCCGCGCCTCGGCGGCCGCCATCGCCGGACTCGGCCTGCTGGTCGGCGGCATCGCCACCGCGACCGCGAGCCCCGCGGAGGCGGCGTCCTCGGTCTCCGGCACGGTCAGCACCGGCGGGCTCGTGCTCAACGTCCGCAAGGCGGCGAAGACCGACTCCGCCCGGATCGGGACGCTCCAGGAGGGCACCAAGGTCAGCATCGTGTGCCAGGAGAAGGGCACCCGGGTCAACGGTACGGTCCGCGGCACCGACCTGTGGGACCGGCTCGCCGACGGCGGCTACGTCTCGGACGCGTACATCAAGCGGCCGGCCACCGCGCTGCCGGTCTGTCCGCTGCCGAAGCCGAGCCCGAGCCGCACCACCGAGCGCCCGGCCTCCCCCGCGTGGGTGCTGCCGGTCGCGGCCGCGATGAACAGCGCGTTCCGTACGCCGCAGCGTCCCACGCACAACGGCATGGACCTGGCCGCCGCCAAGGAGACCCCGGTCAAGGCCGCGCACTCCGGCACCGTGATGCGGGTGCTCTGCCAGGTCTCGATCGGCACCTGCGACACCGACGGCGGCCTGACCGTGAGCGGCTGCGGCTGGTTGGTGGAGATCCGCGACGAGGCCGGGATCGTCTCCCGCTACTGCCACCTGGTGCGCCGGCCGGTCGTGGTGCCGGGTCAGAAGGTGACCGCGGGCGACCTGGTCGGGCAGGTCGGCTCGTCCGGCCACTCCACCGGCCCGCACCTGCACTTCGAGATCCACACCGCGTTCCCGGCGACGCCGCAGAACGCGGTCGACCCGTTCCTGTTCCTCAAGGAGAAGGGCGTCCCGGTCCGCTGA
- a CDS encoding methyl-accepting chemotaxis protein, with translation MAGLADVGVGKRLSVIVVSGVVVAASVTGIGMWSQGRLTEQAETVRAFTAVKAALNHLDTRESELKVDAYRAFSGEDTTGDTEEDVQSALDALAAAEQYEVPGDIDDRIEELSGSVTDFNAFITDFVGRAVQDPAGVRDSYDQVAEQNNVVDDEIGAIHELLDAAIAQEQNDMAATVASTRLWMLLVAAAGVALLVGLAVPLVRSILTPVRRVGEVVDALAGGDLTVRAGIGSHDELGRMAQGLDQAVDRMRHAMESMASYANTLAGAATELSATSSEIAGAARDTNGQTSAASQEAEEISRNVQTVAAGGEEMGLSIREISQNTNEAAQIAGQAVSEAALATQSIERLGESSAEIGNVIKLITSIAEQTNLLALNATIEAARAGDAGKGFAVVASEVKDLAQETARATEDISARVAAIQADTGGAVEVINRISEVIAKINDYQTTIASAVEEQTATTAEMSRSIAEVAAGASRIAGSIAEVSQAGAHSMEGVEQTNLASQEVARTAEELRALVNGFRIG, from the coding sequence ATGGCTGGTCTGGCAGACGTGGGAGTGGGGAAGCGGCTCTCCGTGATCGTGGTGTCCGGTGTCGTGGTCGCGGCCTCCGTCACCGGGATCGGCATGTGGTCGCAGGGCCGGTTGACCGAGCAGGCCGAGACGGTCCGCGCCTTCACCGCGGTCAAGGCGGCGCTCAACCACCTGGACACGCGGGAGAGCGAGCTGAAGGTGGACGCGTACCGCGCGTTCTCCGGCGAGGACACCACGGGGGACACCGAAGAGGACGTGCAGTCGGCGCTGGACGCGCTGGCGGCCGCGGAGCAGTACGAGGTGCCGGGCGACATCGACGACCGGATCGAGGAGCTCTCCGGCAGCGTGACCGACTTCAACGCGTTCATCACCGACTTCGTGGGCCGGGCGGTGCAGGACCCGGCCGGCGTGCGGGACTCCTACGACCAGGTGGCGGAGCAGAACAACGTGGTCGACGACGAGATCGGCGCGATCCACGAGTTGCTCGACGCCGCGATCGCGCAGGAGCAGAACGACATGGCCGCCACCGTCGCGTCGACCCGGCTGTGGATGCTGCTGGTGGCCGCCGCCGGCGTGGCGCTGCTGGTCGGCCTCGCGGTCCCGCTGGTCCGGTCGATCCTCACGCCGGTGCGCCGGGTCGGCGAGGTGGTCGACGCGCTGGCCGGCGGCGACCTCACGGTCCGGGCCGGGATCGGCTCGCACGACGAACTGGGCCGGATGGCGCAGGGCCTGGACCAGGCGGTGGACCGCATGCGGCACGCGATGGAGTCGATGGCCTCGTACGCGAACACGCTGGCCGGCGCCGCCACCGAGCTCTCCGCCACCAGTTCGGAGATCGCCGGGGCGGCCCGCGATACGAACGGGCAGACCTCCGCCGCGTCCCAGGAGGCCGAGGAGATCTCCCGCAACGTGCAGACCGTCGCGGCCGGCGGCGAGGAGATGGGCCTGTCCATCCGGGAGATCTCGCAGAACACCAACGAGGCCGCGCAGATCGCCGGCCAGGCCGTCAGCGAGGCCGCGCTGGCCACCCAGAGCATCGAGCGGCTGGGCGAGTCCAGCGCGGAGATCGGCAACGTGATCAAGCTGATCACCTCGATCGCGGAGCAGACCAACCTGCTGGCGCTGAACGCCACCATCGAGGCCGCGCGCGCGGGTGACGCGGGCAAGGGCTTCGCGGTGGTCGCCTCCGAGGTCAAGGACCTGGCCCAGGAGACCGCGCGGGCGACCGAGGACATCTCCGCCCGGGTCGCCGCGATCCAGGCCGACACCGGTGGCGCGGTCGAGGTGATCAACCGGATCAGCGAGGTCATCGCGAAGATCAACGACTACCAGACCACCATCGCCAGCGCGGTCGAGGAGCAGACCGCCACCACCGCGGAGATGTCGCGCAGCATCGCGGAGGTCGCCGCGGGCGCCAGCCGCATCGCGGGAAGCATCGCCGAGGTCTCCCAGGCCGGCGCGCACTCGATGGAGGGCGTCGAGCAGACCAACCTGGCCAGCCAGGAGGTCGCCCGCACGGCCGAGGAACTGCGCGCGCTGGTGAACGGCTTCCGCATCGGCTGA
- a CDS encoding hydrolase → MSAERTAAVEATPMLDLCADAHVHTGFSAGRDSVGVVVMAADRAGLTSLTFADQAGPDSTWLPAYGDSVRRAQQRTDIRLSAAAEIEIIRADGWLAWPPDLGGLDAISVSLSRLPLAAGPATPQQVRGLLAAGSVRRADVIERAVEATVRGVERAARYAPARLSRPLSLLNQIGISEDEIDAYLLTHLVEGCRVTHATVEVSEAWRTPSAALVRRLLDAGVTVAAASDARYAAQVGRWQYVATL, encoded by the coding sequence GTGAGCGCAGAGCGCACCGCCGCCGTCGAGGCGACGCCGATGCTTGACCTGTGCGCCGACGCGCACGTCCACACCGGCTTCTCCGCGGGACGCGACAGCGTCGGCGTGGTCGTGATGGCCGCCGACCGGGCCGGCCTCACCTCGCTGACGTTCGCGGACCAGGCCGGGCCGGACAGCACCTGGCTGCCCGCCTACGGCGACTCGGTGCGCCGCGCCCAGCAGCGTACGGACATCCGGCTCTCCGCCGCGGCCGAGATCGAGATCATCCGCGCCGACGGCTGGCTGGCCTGGCCGCCGGACCTGGGCGGCCTGGACGCGATCTCGGTGTCGCTGAGCCGCCTGCCGCTCGCCGCCGGCCCGGCCACGCCACAGCAGGTCCGCGGCCTGCTGGCGGCCGGCTCGGTGCGCCGCGCGGACGTGATCGAGCGCGCGGTCGAGGCCACCGTCCGCGGCGTCGAGCGCGCCGCCCGGTACGCGCCCGCCCGGCTGTCCCGCCCGCTGAGCCTGCTCAACCAGATCGGCATCTCCGAGGACGAGATCGACGCGTATCTGCTCACCCACCTGGTCGAGGGCTGCCGCGTCACGCACGCCACCGTCGAGGTCAGCGAGGCCTGGCGCACCCCGTCCGCGGCCCTGGTCCGCCGCCTGCTCGACGCGGGCGTGACGGTCGCCGCCGCGTCGGACGCCCGCTACGCCGCGCAGGTCGGCCGCTGGCAGTACGTCGCCACGCTCTGA
- a CDS encoding SRPBCC family protein produces MSTVKQAIEVGAPLHAVYEQLSHFENYPQFMSGVQEVTQLSSTKTHWIMDLDGRRREFDAQITECRPDELVAWRATNGPAFSEVITLKPMTAERTQIIAQLDADVAALMPSDRHAQDSLSRRLKADLTSFKRLMENAGFSPHQASGVPLATTMGRAGTDAGMNVGLNQTYGVDEPGVTTAGTLSENLTRPPLGPGSGIGTDAKRGNQRSIATPSPAMMRNRRSEPITQPAGRVSGAKPSQTTSHTTSDTSTGAVASAIATTGPTTATTAVTGTGATGATRRPGEGVGGGMGVDPSIDLAAADANTERMPKNGSRPTGRS; encoded by the coding sequence ATGAGCACCGTGAAGCAGGCCATCGAGGTGGGCGCGCCACTGCATGCGGTCTACGAGCAGCTGTCGCACTTCGAGAACTATCCGCAGTTCATGAGCGGCGTCCAGGAAGTCACCCAGCTGTCCAGCACCAAGACCCACTGGATCATGGACCTGGACGGCCGGCGACGGGAGTTCGACGCGCAGATCACCGAGTGCCGCCCGGACGAGCTGGTCGCCTGGCGCGCCACGAACGGGCCCGCCTTCTCCGAGGTCATCACGCTGAAGCCGATGACCGCCGAACGCACCCAGATCATCGCGCAACTGGACGCGGACGTGGCCGCGCTGATGCCCAGCGACCGGCACGCGCAGGACTCGCTGAGCCGCCGGCTCAAGGCGGACCTCACCAGCTTCAAACGCCTCATGGAGAACGCCGGATTCAGCCCGCACCAGGCGTCCGGCGTACCGCTCGCCACCACCATGGGCCGCGCCGGCACGGACGCCGGCATGAACGTCGGCCTCAACCAGACGTACGGCGTCGACGAACCCGGCGTCACCACCGCGGGCACGCTCTCCGAGAACCTGACCCGCCCCCCGCTCGGCCCCGGCTCCGGCATCGGCACCGACGCAAAGCGCGGCAACCAGCGATCGATCGCGACGCCCAGCCCCGCCATGATGCGCAACCGCCGCTCCGAGCCGATCACCCAGCCGGCCGGCCGGGTCAGCGGTGCCAAGCCCTCCCAGACGACCTCGCACACCACCTCCGACACCAGCACCGGCGCCGTCGCGTCCGCCATCGCCACCACCGGCCCCACCACGGCCACCACCGCGGTCACCGGCACCGGCGCCACCGGCGCTACCCGCCGCCCCGGCGAAGGCGTCGGCGGCGGCATGGGAGTGGACCCGAGCATCGACCTGGCCGCCGCGGACGCGAACACCGAGCGGATGCCGAAGAACGGCAGCCGCCCCACCGGCAGGTCCTGA
- a CDS encoding response regulator has protein sequence MSQDVQSRPLTVLVVDDEEDLRDIMRRMLERRGFTALTAGDADAAIGACRDHDGGIDLLVTDLSMPGVTGREVAEQAAAMRPGLRVIYVSGLPKEVAVDKGMVDESARLLQKPFTTSALIEAVNDALKDEE, from the coding sequence ATGTCGCAGGACGTGCAGTCGCGGCCGCTCACGGTCCTCGTCGTCGACGACGAGGAGGATCTGCGCGACATCATGCGCCGCATGCTGGAGCGCCGGGGCTTCACCGCGCTCACCGCCGGCGACGCCGACGCCGCGATCGGCGCCTGCCGGGACCACGACGGCGGCATCGACCTGCTCGTGACGGACCTCAGCATGCCCGGCGTCACCGGGCGCGAGGTCGCCGAGCAGGCCGCCGCGATGCGCCCCGGCCTGCGCGTCATCTACGTCTCCGGCCTTCCCAAGGAGGTCGCGGTGGACAAGGGCATGGTCGACGAGAGCGCCCGGCTGCTGCAGAAGCCGTTCACCACGAGCGCGCTGATCGAGGCGGTCAACGACGCCCTCAAGGACGAGGAGTGA
- a CDS encoding S8 family serine peptidase, translated as MTAFHRTGRRISGLAIASATAAAFVALTGVGVAQAAPATGTVLQEGAPGAIKDSYIVVLRDSVATGRSANAANAAGDLAKRYGGTVRKSFTSAVRGFTTQMSTTAARRLAADPAVKYVEQDRRVTISGTQTAPTWGLDRIDQRDLPLSRTYTSPSAANVTAYVLDTGVRISHRDFGGRARHGWDFIDNDAVADDCQGHGTHVAGTVGGATYGVAKDVNLVSVRVLDCNGSGSYSQIIAGVDWVTRNAVKPAVANMSLGGSASAALDDAVQRSINSGVTYVLAAGNDNKDACTGSPARLPAGITVGATDANDARASFSNYGSCLDLFAPGAKITSTARSGDTSTATMSGTSMAAPHVAGAAALVLGTNPQATPQQVRDALAGSATTGKVTSPNGSPNRLLYTGTATTPLAVTPVTAPVTATCDRFESLTDVALPASSKISVANCGSASAKASAKSTVQVSVRQNTRGDLRIQLTSPNGKIWNLKPAAGTGNLLATWNFDASTAVKNGSWTLTVKDAQGRTGALDSWTLTI; from the coding sequence ATGACCGCGTTCCACCGCACCGGCCGGCGCATTTCCGGTCTCGCCATCGCCTCCGCCACCGCCGCCGCGTTCGTCGCGCTCACCGGCGTCGGCGTGGCCCAGGCCGCCCCGGCCACCGGCACCGTCCTCCAGGAGGGCGCACCCGGTGCGATCAAGGACAGCTACATCGTGGTGCTGCGGGACTCGGTCGCGACCGGCCGGTCCGCCAACGCCGCGAACGCCGCGGGCGACCTGGCGAAGCGGTACGGCGGCACGGTGCGCAAGTCCTTCACCTCGGCCGTTCGCGGGTTCACCACCCAGATGTCCACCACGGCGGCGCGGCGCCTCGCGGCCGACCCCGCGGTCAAGTACGTCGAGCAGGACCGCCGCGTCACGATCAGCGGCACGCAGACCGCCCCCACCTGGGGCCTGGACCGGATCGACCAGCGCGACCTGCCGCTGTCCCGCACCTACACCTCCCCGTCCGCGGCGAACGTGACCGCGTACGTGCTGGACACCGGCGTGCGGATCAGCCACCGCGACTTCGGCGGACGCGCCCGGCACGGCTGGGACTTCATCGACAACGACGCGGTCGCCGACGACTGCCAGGGCCACGGCACGCACGTCGCCGGCACGGTCGGCGGCGCCACGTACGGCGTCGCCAAGGACGTCAACCTGGTCTCCGTGCGCGTGCTCGACTGCAACGGCAGCGGTTCGTACTCGCAGATCATCGCGGGCGTGGACTGGGTCACCCGGAACGCGGTGAAGCCGGCCGTGGCGAACATGAGCCTCGGCGGCTCGGCCTCCGCGGCGCTGGACGACGCGGTGCAGCGCTCGATCAACTCGGGCGTGACGTACGTGCTGGCCGCCGGCAACGACAACAAGGACGCCTGCACCGGCTCCCCGGCCCGGCTCCCGGCCGGCATCACCGTCGGCGCCACGGACGCCAACGACGCCCGCGCCTCGTTCTCGAACTACGGCAGCTGCCTGGACCTCTTCGCGCCCGGCGCGAAGATTACCTCGACCGCCCGGTCCGGTGACACCAGCACCGCCACGATGAGCGGCACCTCGATGGCGGCCCCGCACGTCGCCGGCGCCGCCGCGCTGGTGCTCGGCACGAACCCGCAGGCCACGCCGCAGCAGGTGCGGGACGCGCTGGCCGGCTCGGCCACCACCGGCAAGGTCACCAGCCCGAACGGCTCGCCGAACCGCCTGCTCTACACCGGCACGGCCACCACGCCGCTGGCGGTCACGCCGGTCACCGCGCCGGTGACCGCCACCTGCGACCGGTTCGAGTCGCTGACCGACGTGGCGCTGCCCGCGTCCTCGAAGATCTCGGTCGCGAACTGCGGCTCCGCCTCCGCCAAGGCCTCGGCCAAGAGCACCGTGCAGGTGTCGGTGCGCCAGAACACGCGCGGTGACCTGCGGATCCAGCTGACCTCCCCGAACGGGAAGATCTGGAACCTGAAGCCGGCCGCCGGCACCGGCAACCTGCTCGCGACCTGGAACTTCGACGCCTCGACCGCGGTGAAGAACGGCTCCTGGACGCTGACGGTCAAGGACGCGCAGGGCCGCACCGGCGCGCTCGACTCCTGGACCCTGACCATCTGA
- a CDS encoding DUF7455 domain-containing protein: protein MNALQNPTQVEIVNTVTERCDSCGAAAKVGVRLSGGGELSFCGHHANRHAGEIAKTANRVLVEAGFAWTGSSRTA from the coding sequence ATGAACGCACTGCAGAACCCCACTCAGGTGGAGATCGTCAACACCGTCACCGAGCGCTGCGACAGTTGCGGTGCGGCCGCGAAGGTGGGCGTGCGCCTCTCCGGTGGTGGCGAGCTCTCCTTCTGCGGGCACCACGCCAACCGGCACGCGGGCGAGATCGCCAAGACCGCGAACCGGGTGCTCGTCGAGGCCGGCTTCGCCTGGACCGGCTCGTCCCGCACCGCGTAA